From a region of the Salinispira pacifica genome:
- the dnaB gene encoding replicative DNA helicase, protein MSDIQKHGGRVPPHSIEAEQACLGAILLDPEQTLDQVVLQLRPSDFYRNAHQKIYTAIKDLAARNEPIDLITLNDELQAQKMLDQVGGVSYISGLTDVVPTSANVGYYAGIVKENSLRRTLLRISAEISGEAYDESQEISQVIDDAERKIFDITDGQVSEGYKKARDIVNLAVETIESYYNNAGNYTGIATGFTVLDDMTDGFQNSEFIIVGARPSIGKTALALSMTRNICLRHRIPTGFFSLEMANMQLMQRIISMESRIPGGNLRKGLLKASDFHSIMDVASVIYDAPLYIGDTPNMRLLDLKAQARRMKSQHDVKIIFIDYLSIITPENNVMDRHLQVAEISRSLKALARELEIPIVALSQVSRDSEGKAPHLASIRESGAIEQDADVVIFLHRDRSHDKELAENMQGIETQLILAKNRNGPVGTVDINFLPSYAEYVSLDRQS, encoded by the coding sequence GTGAGCGACATTCAGAAGCATGGAGGAAGAGTTCCTCCCCACAGTATCGAAGCTGAGCAAGCCTGTCTGGGTGCAATATTACTGGATCCTGAACAGACCCTTGATCAGGTAGTTCTCCAGCTGCGCCCCAGTGATTTTTACCGGAATGCGCATCAGAAAATCTACACTGCAATCAAGGATCTTGCGGCCCGAAACGAACCCATCGATCTTATCACCCTGAACGATGAGCTGCAGGCCCAGAAAATGCTGGATCAGGTCGGCGGGGTATCATATATATCCGGGCTGACCGATGTGGTCCCTACAAGCGCAAATGTGGGGTACTATGCCGGAATAGTAAAGGAAAACAGCCTCCGGCGGACGCTTCTTCGTATCTCAGCGGAAATAAGCGGGGAAGCCTACGATGAAAGTCAGGAGATCAGTCAGGTCATCGATGATGCCGAGCGGAAAATATTTGATATCACCGACGGACAGGTATCCGAAGGCTATAAAAAAGCCCGGGATATTGTGAATCTGGCGGTGGAGACCATTGAAAGTTACTATAATAATGCGGGGAATTACACCGGGATCGCAACCGGGTTCACCGTTCTGGACGATATGACCGACGGATTCCAGAATTCCGAGTTTATTATTGTGGGAGCCCGGCCATCCATCGGGAAAACCGCTCTTGCACTCTCCATGACCCGAAATATCTGCCTGAGACACCGCATCCCCACCGGGTTTTTCAGTCTTGAGATGGCGAACATGCAGCTGATGCAGCGTATCATTTCCATGGAGTCCCGCATTCCCGGGGGAAATTTACGGAAGGGCCTGCTCAAGGCCAGCGATTTTCATTCAATTATGGATGTCGCCAGCGTTATTTACGACGCACCTCTCTACATCGGAGACACGCCCAACATGCGTCTTCTGGATCTCAAGGCACAGGCCAGGAGGATGAAATCCCAGCATGATGTGAAGATCATTTTTATTGACTATCTTTCCATCATCACTCCGGAAAACAATGTCATGGACAGGCATCTGCAGGTTGCTGAAATCAGCCGCAGCCTCAAGGCGCTGGCTCGTGAACTGGAAATACCCATTGTTGCCCTGAGTCAGGTAAGCCGTGACAGTGAAGGGAAGGCGCCGCATCTTGCCAGCATCCGGGAATCCGGTGCCATCGAGCAGGATGCGGATGTGGTGATATTTCTTCACCGGGACCGCTCCCACGACAAGGAGCTAGCGGAAAATATGCAGGGAATCGAGACTCAACTCATACTGGCCAAGAACCGTAACGGTCCGGTGGGTACAGTTGATATTAACTTCCTGCCGAGTTATGCTGAATATGTATCACTTGACCGCCAGTCGTGA
- a CDS encoding late competence development ComFB family protein — protein sequence MGLEAKYNFEDLYNEAEELVFQELERQLELAGEDVPKDQDSVVDMAAYALNLVKPMYRANLLGRVYAPALSQEHKDEIASAVNQAVAKISENPPD from the coding sequence ATGGGCTTAGAAGCCAAGTATAATTTTGAAGATCTATATAATGAAGCTGAAGAACTTGTCTTTCAGGAACTGGAACGGCAGCTGGAACTTGCCGGTGAGGACGTTCCCAAAGATCAGGATTCGGTTGTGGATATGGCCGCGTATGCTCTGAACCTGGTTAAACCCATGTACCGGGCCAATCTCCTAGGCAGGGTGTACGCTCCTGCGTTATCCCAGGAACACAAAGATGAAATCGCCAGTGCGGTGAATCAGGCCGTGGCAAAAATCAGTGAGAACCCGCCGGACTGA